The genomic interval CACGATGGCCGCGAGCGGCAAGAACAGCACGCTGGGAATGGGATAGACGAAGGCCACGAGGGGATCCACCACCTCCCGGGCCGTCCGCCACACCCCCAGCACCAGGCCCAAGGCCACGCCCGGGAGGGCCGCCACCAGGAAGCTCCAGAAGAGCCGGCGCAAGGTGACGGAGAGGTGCTGGCCGATGACCCCCTCCCGAACCAGGGCGGTGAACTGGGCCCCCACCACGGTGGGCCGGGGGAAGAACGCCTCGTGGATCCACCCCGCCCGGGCCGCTCCCTCCCACAGGCCGAGGAGAGCCACCACGGAGAGCAGGGAGAGCAGGAGTCCCCCGTCCCGCAGCCCCCGCCGCGCACCCCGTTCAGCCATACGCGGCCTCCCGGAGAGCGGCATCCACCTCCTCCCGCAGCAGGTGCCAGATCTCGTTGTAAAGCTCCGCGAACTGGGCCGAGCCCTTCTGCTCCAACGTCCTCGGCCGTTCCAGGCGGACGGGGACCACGGCCTTCACGCGGCCGGGACGGGCCGTCATCACCACCACCCGGTCCCCGAGCAGCACCGCCTCGTCAATGGCATGGGTCACGTAGATCACGGTCTTGCTGAACTGGGCCCACACCCGGAGCAGCTCCTCCTGCATGAGGTTCCGGGTCTGGGCGTCCAGGGCCGCGAACGGTTCGTCCATGAGGAGGACCTCGGGATCGTTCGCCAGAGCCCGGGCGATCCCCACCCGCTGCTTCATGCCCCCGGAGAGCTGGTGCGGGTAGGCATGCTCGAACCCGCTGAGTCCCATCTTGGTGAGGATCTCCCGGGCGTGTCGGTACCGCTCCACCCTGGGGATGCCCCGGTTCTCCGGGCCGAAGGCCACGTTGTCGAGGACCGTGCGCCACGGCAGCAGGGCATGCTCCTGGAAGACCATGGCCGTGAGGGGACGGGCCGTGTCCTCCCTCCGGATCTCCACCTGCCCCGCCTGGTAGGGCACGAGTCCCGCAAGGACCCGCAGGAAGGTGGACTTCCCGCACCCGCTGGGTCCTACGATGCAGCAGAACTCCCCCGCCCGGACCTCCAGGGAGAAGTCCTGGAGGGCGGTGACCTGGCGGCGTCCCGCCAGGTAGGTCACCTGGAGGTTCCGCACCACCACCTTCGGAGGTGCCGGAGTCAACCCCTCCTCCGGCCGGGGTACCCGCAGGGTTTCCTGCATCTCCCACCGCCTTCCTTAGGTACCACCCCGCCCGCGATCGGAGCAAGGCGTGGCCCTTCCGCCTGTCCACGGGATGCTTCGATCCCCTCCCGCGGGGTTCCTGCCCGCATTTCCCGGAGACCGCCGGGAGCGCCCGCGGTACAATGGGCCCGATGGGGTACATGGAGAGGTGACCCGGATGGAGCGAACCCAGGTGGCCATCATCGGCGCGGGCCCCGCAGGGCTGCTGCTCGCGCACCTCCTCCACAGGGCGGAGATCGAGACGGTGGTGCTCGAGGCGAAGAGCCGGGAGTACCTGGAGACGAGTCCCCACCGCATCCGGGCCGGGGTGCTGGAGTGGGGGACGAAGGAGATCCTGGTGGGGGTGGGCCTGGGGGATCGACTCCTCCGGGAAGGGCTTGAGCACCGGGGGATCTACATCGCCTTCGAGGGCAAGCTGCACCGGGTGGACTTCCCGGAACTCGCGGGCGGATGGCGGATCTGGGTGTACGGCCAGCAGTACGAGGTGCGGGACATGATCGCCACGCACCTCCGGGCGGGGGGTCGGATCCTCTTCGAGGCCGAGGCGGTGGGCCTCGAGCACGTGGAGGAGAGGCCGGAGGTGGTGTACCGGCTCCCGGATGGACACCTCCGGCGGCTGGCCGCGGAGTTCGTGGTGGGCGCGGATGGGTCCCACAGCATGGCCCGTGCGTACATCCGGGGGGCGCAGGTCCACGAGAAGGTGTACCCCTTCGGATGGCTGGGCATCCTGGCCGAGGCTGAACCCGCCGCGGAGGAGCTGATCTATGTCAGCCATCCCCGGGGGTTCGCCCTCTTCAGCATGCGCAGTCCCACCCTGTCCCGGAACTACCTCCAGGTCCGGCCGGACGAGGATCTCGCGGCCTGGCCCGAGGACCGGATCTGGGCGGAGATGGAGCGCCGGCTGGACGGCCTGCGGCCTCTCCGGCCCGGTCGCCTGCTGGAAAAGAGCCTCACCCCGCATCGAAGCCTGGTGGTGGAGCCCATGCAGTACGGCCGCCTTTTCCTCGCGGGCGACGCCGCCCACGTGGTCCCGCCCACGGGGGCGAAGGGCATGAACCTGGCCGTGGCGGACGTGATGGTGCTCTATCAGGGATTCCTTCGGTACTACCGGGAGAAGGACGAAACCGGCCTCGCGCGGTACACGGACACCTGTCTCCGCCACGTGTGGCAGGGGGAGTTTTTCTCCTACTGGATGACCACCCTCCTCCACCGCTCCTCAAACCCCTTCGATGAAGGGCTGCGGGTGGCTTACCTCCGCCACGTCCTGGAGAGCCCGCACCTGCTCCGGTTCCTGGCGGAGAACTACGTCGGCCGTCACACGAGCGGGCGATACGTGGAGTACGCCCGGACGGCAACCTCCCTCTGAGAGGTCCGCCGGAACCCCTCCTCAACCCGGGGGGAACGGCGTCCGCCGGCCTCCCCTCACCCGACGGGCCACGGTCACAAAGCCTGTATGGGCCACCATGCGGTGGGCGGGCCGCACGCTCTGTCCCCGGAGGTTCCACGGCCGCACCAGGGTCTCCGTGGTCTCGATGAGGGCGAAGGCACCCGAGGCCCGCAGGGCTTCCTCGGTCTGGTGGGCCTGGAGGACCGTGGGGACGTAGGAGAGGAAGATGCCGCCTGGCGGCATGGCCTCCGCCGCGTGCGGTACCACCCGCCAGGGCTCCGGCAGGTCCAGCACCACCCGATCCACGGGGGCATCCGGAATGCCCTCATAGATGTCGTGCACCCGGGCCACCAGGTGATCCTGAGGCCCCAGGTAAGCCTCGATGCGGCGGAGGGCATGGCGCTGGAACTCCTCCCGCACCTCATAGGTGTAGACCCGGCCCGCGGGACCCACCGCCCGCAGGAGGGCCATGGTGAGGGCCCCCGTTCCGGTTCCCGCCTCCACCACCCGGGCCCCCGGAAAGATGTCCGCGGCGATGAGGATCTGACCGAGATCCTTGGGGTAGACGGGGGTGGCGACCCGGGGCATGAGGAGCACGTAGTCCGCGAGGGTGGGGCGCACGGCCATGAAGTCCTCTCCCCGGCTGTTGCGCACCACCACCCCCTCTTCCTGCCCGATGAGCTCGTCGTGGGCGATCTTGCCCCGGAGGTCCTGGACCCGGCCCGCCTGGAGGGTGGTGAGGTAGCGACGGCCGTGGCGGTCGATGAGGAGGACGAGCTCCCCGGCCTCCAGCGGACCCGTGCGCATCAAGGGGCCACGGGACGCGGGGCGTCCAAGGTCCGGATCCGGAGCCGGGCCGCGGCCCGCTCCGTCATCCGGCAGAAGGCGCAGACCTCCGTGGTGGTGGGCTGACCGCAGCGCAGGCAGCTGTGCACCTCTGCGGGAGGCTGGTGGGACTGCAGCAACGGCCGCAGCTTCTCGAGGAAGTTCCAGTACAGGCTCTGCTTGGTACCGGGTGCGCCGCGCTCCAGAAGGTTGAGGGCTTCCTTGAGCAGGAGCGTGCGGGCCCCCACACTGTTGGGACACTCGTCGAGGATGTAGTCGATTCCCCGCAGCACCGCGTAGGCCGCGGTCTCGCGCTCCGCGATCCGATAGAGCGGCTTCACCTTCCTCACCAGGGCCGGATGGGTGCGCTCCAGCACCGGGGTCTGGCGCACCAGGGCCTCCACGTTGCCGGAGATGAGGTTCCCGAGCAGAACCGCGGCCTCGTCGTCCAGATTGTGGGCGGTGGCCACCACGTCGAACCCATGCTCCAGGGCCACCTGGTTGAACAGATACCGCTTGCTGAGGCCGCAGGCGGAGCAGGCCACCCGTCCCGTGAGCCGGGCCAGGTCCTCCACCCCTGCCCCGTAGGTCGCGGGGAGATCCACCACCAGGAGCTCCGCCCCGCGTTCCCGGGCGAAGTTCTCGCACTTCTCCTGGGAAAGCCGCGAGTATTCCCCGATCCCCAGGTTCAGGTGCAGGCCCGTCGCCCGGTACCCCAGGCGCAGCAACACGTCCCAGAGGACCAGGCTGTCCTTCCCCCCGGAAACCGCCACGAGGACCCGGTCGGATCGGGTGAACATCCGCTCCCGGTCAATGGCCCGCTGGACCTGGTGCTCGAACCACTCCAGAAAGTGCGGGCCGCAGTAAGCCGCGTTGTGCCGCCGCACCTCCACCGCGGCGGTGCTTCTACACTTCACGCACCGCACGTCCGCCTCCGGAAACCACGGGCCGGATCTCCAGCTCGTCCTCCTCCGCCACGGGCGCATCCAGGGTCAGCAGCTCGGTTTTCCGGATCACAAGCACGGTCTCCGGGTTGAGGCCCAGTTGATCCAGCACCTCCCGGACACGCCGCGGCCCGTGGAGTTCCACTTCCCGACGCTGGTGGCGAATCCGGATCTTCACGAGGCCATCTTACCCGGAGGTCGCACCCCCGCTCAACCGTGGGCGTCCCGGGACAAGGTTACGGCACGACCCGGATCCGGATTCCCCGCCCGACCCCGCGGACGTGGCGTCGAGATGCATGTTTACGGATCCTCCACCACCGCCGTGGCCTCGATCTCCACCAGGATGCGGGGATCCACGAATCCGCTGGCTCCGACGATGGTGGTGGCCGGCCGGATTTCCCCGAACACCTCCCCGTGGGCCCGGCCGGCCTCCTCCCACCGGGAGGGGTCACGGAGATAGATCCGGGTGCGTACCACGTGCTCGAGGGAAGCCCCGAGTGCCCGCAGGGCCTGCCCGATGATCTCCAGGGCGGCCCTGGTCTGGGCGTAGTAGTCCTCCCCGCCCAGGATGTTGCCCCGCTCGTCCGCAGGGGCGGTGCCGCTCACCTCGATGAGGGAGCCCACCCGCACCGCCCGGGAGTATCCCACCACGGCCTCCCAGGGCCGGTTTGCGGGAACCCTGCGGCGCGCCATCCCTATCCTCCTACCGGGTCTGACCCGGAGTCTGGACTCCGCCGTCTTCCAACAGCCGCCGGAGGGGCAGACGGTGCCGGTACACCCCCAGGGCCGCGGCGAGTACCCCGAACCCCACGTACTCCCAGGGCTCCCGGAGGACCAGCATGGTGAAGGGGACGGAAAGGAGGGCGAGCACGGAGGCCACGGTGACCATCCGGGTAAGCGCCGCCACGATGCCCCACACGATGCCGGCCACCCCCGCGGCCCATGGCGAGAGGGCGAGGAGCACCCCGAAGCTCGTGACGACTCCCCGCCCGCCCCCGAACCGCAGGAAGACGGACCAGCTGTGGCCCGCCATGGCAGCCAGGCCCGCCGCCACCGCCCAACCGGGAGCAAGCCCCAGCCGCTGCGCGGCGATCACCGGCAGGGCTCCCTTGAGGAGGTCTGCGAGAAAGACGACCGCGCCCCCGTAGGGCCCGGCGATCCGGTAGACGTTCGTGGGGCCGAGCTGCCCGCTCCCGTACTCCCGGAGATTCACCCCCACGAGCCACCGAACCAGGAGGAGTCCCGTGGGCACCGCCCCCAGGAAGTAGCTCAACACCACCATCAGGATCCCCATGACGGTGGAGGGAATTCGTCAGAGGGCGGCCGCTTACCTGCGGGAACGCAGGTGGATCCGGAGAGGCGTACCCACCAGGTCAAAGGAAGCCCGCAGGCGGCCTTCCAGGTATCGGAGGTAGGGCTCATCGCCGAGTCCGGGGTCGTTCACGAAGAGGACGAGGGTGGGCGGCCGGACCGCTACTTGGGTGGCGTAGTAGATCTTGAGGGGACGGCCGGAGGCATCCGTGGGTGGGTGGGCCTCCCGCACCGCCCGCGCGATGGCCCGGTTGAGAGGGCCCGTGGGGATGCGGAGGGCGTGGCTGGCATCCGCCCGGACGACCAGATCCAGGATCCGGCGCACGTTCCTCCCCGTCTTCGCGGAGGTGAACACCACGGGCGCGAAATGCACGTGTCGGAGGGCCTCGTGTACCTGCCGCGCGAGGTTCGTGGCGTTCTCCGGGGGAACGAGATCCCACTTGTTCACCGCCACCACCAGGGCCCGCCCCGCTTCCACCACCTCCTGTGCGATCCGCTGGTCCTGATCCACAGGACCTTCCGTGGCGTCCAGCACCAGCACCGCCACGTGCGCCCGCTCCAGGGCTCGACGGGTACGGGTGGTGCCGTAGAACTCGAGAACGTCCCGGATGCGGGCCCGACGGCGCAGGCCCGCGGTGTCCACGAGCACGAAGGTGCGGCCGTCCGTCCGCAGCACCACGTCCACCGCGTCCCGGGTGGTCCCGGGGGCTTCGTCCACCAGCACCCGATCCATCCCCACCAGGGCGTTCACCAGGGAGGACTTGCCGACGTTGGGGCGCCCCACGAAGGCCACGGGAATCCCTTCCTCCAAGGGTGTGTGCTCTCTGCCCTCCGGGAGGCGCGCCACGACCCGGTCGAGGAGCTCCCCGATCCCGTACCCGTGGAGGGCGGAAACACCCACCACCTCAGGGAATCCCAGGGCGTGGAACTCCGCGGTGAGGACATCTTCCCGGTCGGGCTGATCCACCTTGTTCACCACGAGGATCACGGGGCGTTGGGCCCCGCGGAGGGATCGCGCGATCTGCGCATCCTCCGGGACCAGCCCGGCCCGGCCGTCCACCACGAACAGCACCACATCCGCCTCCTGGGCCGCGGCCTGGGCGGCCGCGCGCACCCGCTCCGCGATCCGGTCCTCTGGAGCGCTCACCCATCCTCCGGTGTCCACCACCTCAAACCGCCGGCCCCCCCACTCCACGAGGGCGGAGAGGCGATCCCGGGTGACTCCCGGGATGTCCTCCACGATGGCGATGCGTCTCCCCACCAGGCGGTTGAAGAGGGCGGACTTCCCCACGTTGGGCCGGCCCACGATGGCCACCACGGGAACCCGATGCATGACGGGAGCGGTTCAGGCGCCCAGGGCTGCGCGGATCTCCTCGAGACGGCGGAGCACCTGCTGGATGATCCAGTCGGGCGTGCTGGCGCCCGACATCACGCCCACGGTGCAGCCCGACCAGAACCAGCCTGGATCCAGTTCCTCCGGGGTCTCAATGTGGTAGGTGGGGCGGCCGTGCCGTCGCCCGATCTCCGCGAGGCGGGTGGTGTTCGCGCTGTGGCGGCCCCCGAGTACGAGGAGGACATCCACCTCCGCCACCAGGCGCTCCGCCTCCTCCTGTCGGATGGCGATGGCAGGACAGAGGGTGTTGATCACCTTGGTCTCCCGCACCCGAAGCACGATGTCTCCCACGATGCGGCGGAAGTTCTCCACGGACTGGGTGGTCTGCGAGACGACGGCCACCTTGCCCCGCAGCGGCAGCCGGGCCGCCTCCTCCGGAGTGTGCACCACGGCTACCCGATCCCCGAGCTTCTCCTTCAGGGTGACCATCTCCGGGTGCCCGTGATCGCCCACCGCCACCACGAAGTACCCCTCCTCCGCGAGCTGCTCCGCGATGAGGTGGGCCCGGGTGACCACGGGACAGGTGGCGTCCACGATCTCCATCCCCCGGCGACGGACCGCCTCCAGGACCGCCTCCTCCACCCCGTACGCGGAGACCACGAAGGCCTCCCCGTCCAGATCCTCCAACCGCCGGGCCACCCGCACGCCCGCCCCTTCTAGGCGGGCCACCTCCTGCGGGTTGTGGATGAGCGGTCCCCAGGTGTACGTGGCGCCGTGCTTTTCCGCGGTGCGGAGGGCGATCTCCACCGCCCGTCGCACACCCCCGCAAAACCCCATGTGCCGAGCCACGATGACCCGCATCCTCTGCCTCCGCTCCTGCCCCCGTCAGCATACCACGGGGGAGCCCCTCACGACCTCCGCGGCGCGGAGGTCTCCCGGGAGCGGACGGGGGGCTTCACGCCCAGGAGTTCCGCGATGGCCCCCATGATCCGGTCGCTGGCCACCTCCAGCCCCTCCCGGGTGCCGGGAAGACCGTCCAGCCGAAAGGGAGGTCCGATGCGGACCTCGATCCTGCGGGGCCTGGGAATCCAGGCTCCCTTGGGCATGGCCTCCAGGGTCCCCAGGATCCCCACGGGGAGGATGGGGGCCCCGGCCCGCAGAGCCAGGAACGCGGCCCCGGGCTCCGCGGGGAGCAGGTACCCCCGGGGGTTTCGGGTGCCCTCCGGGAAGATCACCACCGCCTCGCCTCGCCGGATGAGGTCCAGGGCCGTACGGATGGCGGCCCGGTCCGGTTCTCCCCGTCGCACGGGGAACGTCCCCACGGCCCGCATCCACGCGCGCAGGAGAGGGATCCGGAACAGCTCCTCCTTCGCCATGAAGTGCACGGTCCGGCGGAGCGCGCACCCCAGCACCGGGGGATCCAAGGCGCTCCAGTGGTTGGAGACCACGAGGAGAGGGCCACAGAGGGGTTCGTGTTCCTGTCCGACAACCCGCATCCGGAACAGGGACCGCAACGCCGCGCGGAGGAAGACCTTGCTCACCTGGTACACCAGATGGTTCACCGTTCCCCCTCCAGGGCCCGGGCCAGGGCCGCGATCTCCTCCACCACCTCTTCCGGGGTTCGGCCCGTGGTGTCCACCACCCGGGCATCGGGCGCCCGGCGCAGGGGTGCGACGGCCCGGTTCCGTGCGAGCTCGTCGTCGCGGCGCACGATCTCCAGAACCCGCTCGTATGGGATCTCCAGCCCCGCGGCCTGGAACTCCGCCCACCGCCGGCGGGCCCGTTCCTCCAGGGAGGCGTCCAGGTAAATCTTCAGCTCCGCCTCCGGAACCACCACGGTGCCGATGTCCCGGCCCTCCATCACCACTCCTCCCCCCTC from Armatimonadota bacterium carries:
- a CDS encoding lysophospholipid acyltransferase family protein; protein product: MNHLVYQVSKVFLRAALRSLFRMRVVGQEHEPLCGPLLVVSNHWSALDPPVLGCALRRTVHFMAKEELFRIPLLRAWMRAVGTFPVRRGEPDRAAIRTALDLIRRGEAVVIFPEGTRNPRGYLLPAEPGAAFLALRAGAPILPVGILGTLEAMPKGAWIPRPRRIEVRIGPPFRLDGLPGTREGLEVASDRIMGAIAELLGVKPPVRSRETSAPRRS
- a CDS encoding MoaD/ThiS family protein, which codes for MKIRIRHQRREVELHGPRRVREVLDQLGLNPETVLVIRKTELLTLDAPVAEEDELEIRPVVSGGGRAVREV
- the plsY gene encoding glycerol-3-phosphate 1-O-acyltransferase PlsY, which encodes MGILMVVLSYFLGAVPTGLLLVRWLVGVNLREYGSGQLGPTNVYRIAGPYGGAVVFLADLLKGALPVIAAQRLGLAPGWAVAAGLAAMAGHSWSVFLRFGGGRGVVTSFGVLLALSPWAAGVAGIVWGIVAALTRMVTVASVLALLSVPFTMLVLREPWEYVGFGVLAAALGVYRHRLPLRRLLEDGGVQTPGQTR
- a CDS encoding tRNA (adenine-N1)-methyltransferase is translated as MRTGPLEAGELVLLIDRHGRRYLTTLQAGRVQDLRGKIAHDELIGQEEGVVVRNSRGEDFMAVRPTLADYVLLMPRVATPVYPKDLGQILIAADIFPGARVVEAGTGTGALTMALLRAVGPAGRVYTYEVREEFQRHALRRIEAYLGPQDHLVARVHDIYEGIPDAPVDRVVLDLPEPWRVVPHAAEAMPPGGIFLSYVPTVLQAHQTEEALRASGAFALIETTETLVRPWNLRGQSVRPAHRMVAHTGFVTVARRVRGGRRTPFPPG
- a CDS encoding RidA family protein, with product MARRRVPANRPWEAVVGYSRAVRVGSLIEVSGTAPADERGNILGGEDYYAQTRAALEIIGQALRALGASLEHVVRTRIYLRDPSRWEEAGRAHGEVFGEIRPATTIVGASGFVDPRILVEIEATAVVEDP
- the ispH gene encoding 4-hydroxy-3-methylbut-2-enyl diphosphate reductase, yielding MRVIVARHMGFCGGVRRAVEIALRTAEKHGATYTWGPLIHNPQEVARLEGAGVRVARRLEDLDGEAFVVSAYGVEEAVLEAVRRRGMEIVDATCPVVTRAHLIAEQLAEEGYFVVAVGDHGHPEMVTLKEKLGDRVAVVHTPEEAARLPLRGKVAVVSQTTQSVENFRRIVGDIVLRVRETKVINTLCPAIAIRQEEAERLVAEVDVLLVLGGRHSANTTRLAEIGRRHGRPTYHIETPEELDPGWFWSGCTVGVMSGASTPDWIIQQVLRRLEEIRAALGA
- the der gene encoding ribosome biogenesis GTPase Der: MHRVPVVAIVGRPNVGKSALFNRLVGRRIAIVEDIPGVTRDRLSALVEWGGRRFEVVDTGGWVSAPEDRIAERVRAAAQAAAQEADVVLFVVDGRAGLVPEDAQIARSLRGAQRPVILVVNKVDQPDREDVLTAEFHALGFPEVVGVSALHGYGIGELLDRVVARLPEGREHTPLEEGIPVAFVGRPNVGKSSLVNALVGMDRVLVDEAPGTTRDAVDVVLRTDGRTFVLVDTAGLRRRARIRDVLEFYGTTRTRRALERAHVAVLVLDATEGPVDQDQRIAQEVVEAGRALVVAVNKWDLVPPENATNLARQVHEALRHVHFAPVVFTSAKTGRNVRRILDLVVRADASHALRIPTGPLNRAIARAVREAHPPTDASGRPLKIYYATQVAVRPPTLVLFVNDPGLGDEPYLRYLEGRLRASFDLVGTPLRIHLRSRR
- a CDS encoding TIGR00269 family protein; protein product: MKCRSTAAVEVRRHNAAYCGPHFLEWFEHQVQRAIDRERMFTRSDRVLVAVSGGKDSLVLWDVLLRLGYRATGLHLNLGIGEYSRLSQEKCENFARERGAELLVVDLPATYGAGVEDLARLTGRVACSACGLSKRYLFNQVALEHGFDVVATAHNLDDEAAVLLGNLISGNVEALVRQTPVLERTHPALVRKVKPLYRIAERETAAYAVLRGIDYILDECPNSVGARTLLLKEALNLLERGAPGTKQSLYWNFLEKLRPLLQSHQPPAEVHSCLRCGQPTTTEVCAFCRMTERAAARLRIRTLDAPRPVAP
- a CDS encoding ABC transporter ATP-binding protein, with amino-acid sequence MQETLRVPRPEEGLTPAPPKVVVRNLQVTYLAGRRQVTALQDFSLEVRAGEFCCIVGPSGCGKSTFLRVLAGLVPYQAGQVEIRREDTARPLTAMVFQEHALLPWRTVLDNVAFGPENRGIPRVERYRHAREILTKMGLSGFEHAYPHQLSGGMKQRVGIARALANDPEVLLMDEPFAALDAQTRNLMQEELLRVWAQFSKTVIYVTHAIDEAVLLGDRVVVMTARPGRVKAVVPVRLERPRTLEQKGSAQFAELYNEIWHLLREEVDAALREAAYG
- a CDS encoding 4-hydroxybenzoate 3-monooxygenase — translated: MERTQVAIIGAGPAGLLLAHLLHRAEIETVVLEAKSREYLETSPHRIRAGVLEWGTKEILVGVGLGDRLLREGLEHRGIYIAFEGKLHRVDFPELAGGWRIWVYGQQYEVRDMIATHLRAGGRILFEAEAVGLEHVEERPEVVYRLPDGHLRRLAAEFVVGADGSHSMARAYIRGAQVHEKVYPFGWLGILAEAEPAAEELIYVSHPRGFALFSMRSPTLSRNYLQVRPDEDLAAWPEDRIWAEMERRLDGLRPLRPGRLLEKSLTPHRSLVVEPMQYGRLFLAGDAAHVVPPTGAKGMNLAVADVMVLYQGFLRYYREKDETGLARYTDTCLRHVWQGEFFSYWMTTLLHRSSNPFDEGLRVAYLRHVLESPHLLRFLAENYVGRHTSGRYVEYARTATSL